A stretch of the Ictidomys tridecemlineatus isolate mIctTri1 chromosome 5, mIctTri1.hap1, whole genome shotgun sequence genome encodes the following:
- the Stard5 gene encoding stAR-related lipid transfer protein 5 isoform X2, translated as MDLAEAARVSETVAEKVLQYRRDASGWKICRESNGVSVSWRPSVEFPGNLYRGEGILCATPEEVWDCVKPAAGGLREKWDENVTSFEIIQSITDTLCISRTSTPSAAMKLISPRDFVDLVLVKRYEDGTISSNATHVEHPLCPPKPGFVRGFNHPCGCFCEPLPGLGGWQSLSSGKFLLHSLGTIHQPGAAGSMTIPTAHSKQ; from the exons ATGGACCTGGCCGAAGCTGCTCGCGTGAGCGAGACCGTGGCAGAGAAGGTGCTCCAGTACCGGCGAGACGCCTCGGGCTGGAAGATTTGCCGGGAGAGC AATGGAGTGTCAGTTTCCTGGAGGCCATCTGTGGAGTTTCCAGGGAACCT GTATCGAGGAGAAGGGATTCTGTGTGCGACACCAGAGGAAGTATGGGACTGTGTAAAGCCAGCTGCTGGGGGCCTTCGAGAGAAGTGGGATGAGAACGTGACCAGTTTTGAAATAATCCAAAGCATCACGGAT ACACTCTGCATAAGCAGAACCTCCACCCCCTCAGCTGCCATGAAGCTCATTTCTCCCAGGGACTTTGTGGACTTGGTGCTAGTCAAGAGATATGAGGATGGGACCATCAGTTCCAATG CTACCCATGTGGAACATCCACTATGCCCCCCGAAGCCAGGTTTTGTGAGAGGATTCAACCATCCTTGTGGTTGCTTCTGTGAACCTCTGCCAGG TCTAGGAGGTTGGCAGAGTCTGAGCTCTGGCAAATTTCTCCTGCACTCCCTGGGAACCATCCACCAGCCTGGAGCAGCTGGGAGTATGACCATCCCTACTGCACATTCTAAACAATGA
- the Stard5 gene encoding stAR-related lipid transfer protein 5 isoform X1, producing MDLAEAARVSETVAEKVLQYRRDASGWKICRESNGVSVSWRPSVEFPGNLYRGEGILCATPEEVWDCVKPAAGGLREKWDENVTSFEIIQSITDTLCISRTSTPSAAMKLISPRDFVDLVLVKRYEDGTISSNATHVEHPLCPPKPGFVRGFNHPCGCFCEPLPGEPNKTNLVTFFQTDLSGYLPQSVVDSFFPRSMTSFYANLQKAVKKFYD from the exons ATGGACCTGGCCGAAGCTGCTCGCGTGAGCGAGACCGTGGCAGAGAAGGTGCTCCAGTACCGGCGAGACGCCTCGGGCTGGAAGATTTGCCGGGAGAGC AATGGAGTGTCAGTTTCCTGGAGGCCATCTGTGGAGTTTCCAGGGAACCT GTATCGAGGAGAAGGGATTCTGTGTGCGACACCAGAGGAAGTATGGGACTGTGTAAAGCCAGCTGCTGGGGGCCTTCGAGAGAAGTGGGATGAGAACGTGACCAGTTTTGAAATAATCCAAAGCATCACGGAT ACACTCTGCATAAGCAGAACCTCCACCCCCTCAGCTGCCATGAAGCTCATTTCTCCCAGGGACTTTGTGGACTTGGTGCTAGTCAAGAGATATGAGGATGGGACCATCAGTTCCAATG CTACCCATGTGGAACATCCACTATGCCCCCCGAAGCCAGGTTTTGTGAGAGGATTCAACCATCCTTGTGGTTGCTTCTGTGAACCTCTGCCAGG AGAGCCCAACAAGACCAACCTGGTCACATTCTTCCAGACTGACCTCAGCGGTTACCTCCCACAGAGTGTAGTGGACTCCTTCTTCCCTCGGAGCATGACCAGTTTTTATGCCAACCTTCAGAAAGCAGTGAAGAAATTCTATGACTGA